The proteins below are encoded in one region of Sphingobium yanoikuyae:
- a CDS encoding CoA transferase yields MALALPLAGWAEAQLQAIRALAGTPVLGGLSGAQLLGERATLNGFAIPGRRSAGGGCRLYDTIDGQVALTLARADDRELMPALFGDVGIESDSDIVAGFATARMVEIVTQGRQLGLAIAAIDEVPASPACRLMMTGGARPMRDRLPLVIDLSALWAGPLAGHLLGLAGAQVIKVESRNRPDRMRTGDPLLFGRLNQHKANVAIDLRDAEDRAALIALIRRADMVIAAARPRALTQLGIDADALVREVPGLVWVTITGHGAEGDAAHWIGFGDDCSVAGGLSAALRRASGRIGFGGDACADPLTGIHAAHLALAQWHGGTGAHLLLSMSAVVAEAIGWERARDDAGFTATLQRWAEAEGLAFPALPSRTTGPVAALGQDNGAWLC; encoded by the coding sequence ATGGCTCTCGCCCTGCCGCTTGCCGGCTGGGCCGAGGCGCAATTGCAGGCGATCCGGGCGCTGGCGGGAACGCCGGTGCTGGGTGGTTTGAGCGGCGCGCAACTGCTGGGCGAACGGGCGACGCTGAACGGCTTTGCCATACCGGGGCGGCGCTCGGCCGGGGGGGGATGCCGGCTCTACGACACGATCGACGGACAGGTCGCGCTGACCCTGGCACGGGCCGACGACCGGGAGTTGATGCCGGCTCTGTTCGGCGATGTCGGCATCGAAAGTGACAGCGATATTGTCGCAGGCTTCGCTACTGCGCGGATGGTGGAGATCGTGACACAGGGGCGGCAACTGGGCCTCGCGATCGCCGCCATCGACGAGGTGCCGGCCAGCCCGGCCTGCCGCCTGATGATGACAGGGGGTGCCCGGCCGATGCGCGACCGTCTGCCGCTGGTGATCGACCTGTCGGCGCTGTGGGCCGGGCCGCTGGCCGGGCATCTGCTGGGGCTGGCCGGCGCGCAGGTGATCAAGGTGGAGAGCCGCAACCGGCCCGACCGGATGCGCACGGGCGATCCGCTGCTGTTCGGGCGGCTGAACCAGCATAAGGCCAATGTCGCGATCGACCTGCGCGACGCGGAGGATCGGGCGGCGCTGATCGCGCTGATCCGCCGCGCCGACATGGTGATCGCTGCCGCGCGGCCGCGCGCGCTGACGCAACTGGGGATCGATGCCGATGCGCTGGTGCGCGAGGTGCCGGGGCTGGTGTGGGTGACGATCACCGGCCATGGCGCGGAGGGCGACGCCGCCCATTGGATCGGCTTTGGCGATGATTGCAGCGTCGCCGGCGGGCTGAGCGCCGCATTGCGGCGGGCGAGCGGGCGGATCGGCTTTGGCGGCGATGCCTGCGCCGACCCGCTGACCGGGATCCATGCTGCCCACCTGGCGCTGGCACAGTGGCATGGCGGCACGGGCGCGCATCTGCTGTTGTCGATGAGCGCCGTGGTGGCCGAGGCGATCGGCTGGGAACGGGCGCGCGACGACGCGGGCTTCACCGCGACGCTGCAACGCTGGGCCGAGGCCGAGGGCCTTGC
- a CDS encoding class I adenylate-forming enzyme family protein — protein sequence MNIALFLEMAADAAPDRIGLVCDGQRWSYARLLAGARGAAALIRDSGCSHVALLDESSEAAAMALFGAAIAGVPYVPLNYRLADADLAALLTRITPALIVGDVARVERLCPTADNKVLARADFVTAALDAAADAPIEADEGDGVAIQLFTSGTTAAPKAAILRHANLVSYILGTVEFGAAPEEDAALVSVPPYHIAGIAALLSSIYALRRILLLPAFDPAAWLDLAASERASNAFVVPTMLSRIIETVDKGNHPDLSNLRAVAYGGGKMPLELIQRALDLFPNTGFTNAYGLTETSSTVALLGPDEHRAAHVATDPAARARLASVGRPLPTVEIEIRDEDGRCLPAGEPGEIYVRGDQVSGEYRERSALDADGWFPTRDAGYIDAEGYLFLSGRADDVIVRGGENISPGEIEDVMLALPAIAEAAAVAIPSAEWGEAVGLIVVVRDGHAAPADEELKQVIRARLRSSRVPERVLFAKSLPYNEMGKLLRREIKKLFAA from the coding sequence ATGAACATCGCCCTGTTCCTCGAAATGGCGGCTGATGCCGCGCCCGACCGCATCGGCCTGGTCTGTGACGGCCAGCGCTGGAGCTATGCCCGGCTGCTGGCTGGCGCGCGCGGCGCCGCCGCGCTGATCCGGGACAGTGGCTGCAGCCATGTCGCGCTGCTCGACGAAAGCAGCGAGGCGGCGGCGATGGCGCTGTTCGGCGCGGCGATTGCCGGCGTGCCCTATGTGCCGCTCAACTATCGGCTGGCCGACGCGGACCTCGCCGCGCTGCTGACGCGGATCACCCCGGCGCTGATCGTCGGCGATGTCGCACGGGTCGAACGGCTCTGCCCCACGGCCGACAACAAGGTGCTGGCGCGGGCCGATTTCGTTACCGCCGCGCTGGACGCTGCGGCCGATGCACCGATCGAGGCGGACGAAGGCGATGGCGTCGCCATCCAGCTCTTCACCAGCGGCACGACCGCCGCGCCCAAGGCGGCGATCCTGCGCCACGCCAATCTGGTCTCCTATATATTGGGCACGGTCGAGTTCGGCGCCGCGCCCGAAGAGGATGCCGCGCTGGTCAGCGTGCCGCCCTATCATATCGCCGGCATCGCCGCCCTGCTCAGCTCTATCTATGCGCTGCGCCGCATCCTGCTGCTCCCCGCCTTCGATCCGGCCGCCTGGCTGGACCTGGCGGCAAGCGAGCGGGCGAGCAATGCCTTCGTCGTGCCGACCATGTTGTCGCGCATCATCGAGACCGTCGACAAGGGCAATCACCCCGACCTCAGCAATTTGCGCGCGGTCGCCTATGGCGGCGGCAAGATGCCGCTGGAGTTGATCCAGCGCGCGCTCGACCTGTTTCCCAATACCGGCTTCACCAATGCCTATGGCCTGACCGAGACCAGTTCGACGGTCGCCCTGCTGGGGCCGGACGAGCATCGCGCCGCCCATGTCGCGACCGATCCCGCCGCCCGTGCTCGGCTGGCGTCGGTCGGCCGGCCGCTGCCGACGGTCGAGATCGAGATTCGCGACGAGGATGGCCGCTGCCTGCCAGCCGGCGAGCCGGGCGAAATCTATGTCCGCGGCGACCAGGTGTCGGGCGAATATCGCGAGCGCAGCGCGCTCGATGCCGATGGCTGGTTCCCGACCCGCGACGCCGGCTATATCGATGCCGAGGGCTATTTGTTCCTGTCGGGCCGCGCCGACGACGTGATCGTGCGCGGCGGCGAGAATATCTCGCCCGGCGAGATCGAGGATGTGATGCTGGCCCTGCCCGCCATCGCCGAAGCGGCGGCGGTCGCCATCCCGTCCGCCGAATGGGGCGAGGCGGTCGGCCTGATCGTGGTCGTGCGCGACGGCCATGCGGCGCCGGCCGACGAGGAACTGAAGCAGGTCATCCGCGCCCGGCTGCGTTCTTCGCGAGTGCCCGAGCGCGTGCTCTTTGCTAAGAGCCTGCCCTATAATGAAATGGGCAAGCTCCTCCGCCGGGAAATCAAGAAGCTGTTCGCAGCCTGA